A genomic window from Sphingobacterium spiritivorum includes:
- a CDS encoding fasciclin domain-containing protein — MKKVYPFVCSMFLIMFFYGCRKSELVSHYERPDWLKGNAWELLSSRPDQQLFLSAVEKTDMKGVLIGNGISTVLAPTDDAFRNYLNKKGYAGLDQVPLNELKKVVNYHIVYYAFDKLKFTNYQPQGVDKVEPLRAGLYYKHRTRSKDEISTLPDPVTGATRKIFHKDRFLPVFSNMHFSTKGIDAKSNYAYFYPESTWNDGGFNMSNARVQEYAIPTDNGYVYILDDVIEPLETLHTVLEKQTDYADFLHTYDRFRTLWYDAEATKNYAAAGDSLFIVKHGTLPHISSEWSYNGEGGIADYANLGELAYTAFNVFAPKNDALQSFFNSYWRNYYTDLKSVNFMPLALLMANHVYQENIVFPQEITGSKQLKSTFGSVIKFDPNQDVVSKGIASNGVYYGLNKVIVPDMFYSVTGPALQNPKYKIFLQMLVNTGLITTLMSRDLNYTLFIPSDEVILNTLYGDSYIFWNEGNPLVFGDEVVEVENTEGVKVAMSRQAQELFISNHIVSNNITQIAGKQVFRTRNPFSYVYVKNEGVSSSNAYNMNTNIKATKIAGSWFNGSAYEVETALLKETGTIKFTLSGATAAGNTLNEFSEFSKLLVQAGLMETGSQLSFMFGNNFVLFAPDNAAVLAGISSGKIPTVKADLAEYLKYYFVSVPDNSLSDYPFPGFHVEGSWITAKRNGQTFRTLTIKDSGTALNLTAYNGETATVTSEFPKIFSDGAVYRINKVFTK; from the coding sequence ATGAAAAAAGTATACCCTTTTGTATGCAGCATGTTTCTGATCATGTTCTTTTACGGCTGTAGAAAAAGTGAACTGGTGTCGCACTATGAACGCCCTGACTGGTTAAAAGGTAATGCGTGGGAATTGCTTTCCTCCCGCCCTGATCAGCAGCTCTTTTTATCTGCTGTGGAAAAAACGGATATGAAGGGAGTGCTTATAGGAAACGGAATTTCGACTGTTTTGGCTCCCACTGATGATGCTTTCCGCAATTACCTCAATAAAAAAGGTTATGCAGGACTTGATCAGGTTCCTTTGAATGAACTCAAAAAAGTGGTCAACTATCATATTGTCTACTATGCCTTTGATAAGCTGAAGTTTACAAATTATCAGCCGCAGGGAGTAGACAAAGTAGAGCCTTTGCGTGCCGGACTGTATTACAAACACCGCACAAGAAGTAAAGATGAAATCTCTACACTGCCTGATCCGGTAACGGGAGCAACCCGTAAAATATTTCATAAAGACCGCTTTTTACCCGTGTTTTCCAATATGCATTTCAGTACAAAAGGTATAGATGCTAAATCAAACTATGCATATTTCTATCCGGAAAGTACATGGAATGACGGAGGATTCAATATGTCCAATGCACGTGTACAGGAATATGCTATACCTACAGATAACGGATATGTCTATATTCTTGATGATGTTATCGAACCCTTAGAGACCCTGCATACTGTACTTGAAAAACAAACAGATTATGCAGATTTCCTGCATACCTATGACCGTTTCAGAACCCTGTGGTATGATGCTGAGGCAACCAAAAATTATGCGGCAGCGGGCGATTCCCTTTTTATTGTAAAGCATGGAACACTGCCGCATATTTCTTCCGAATGGTCCTATAACGGGGAAGGAGGAATCGCAGATTATGCCAATCTCGGAGAATTGGCTTACACCGCATTCAATGTGTTTGCACCCAAAAATGATGCTTTACAGAGCTTTTTCAATAGCTATTGGCGTAACTATTATACAGATCTCAAATCTGTAAACTTCATGCCTTTAGCTCTGTTGATGGCTAATCATGTCTATCAGGAAAATATTGTTTTCCCCCAGGAAATCACCGGCAGCAAACAATTGAAAAGTACGTTTGGCTCAGTCATCAAATTTGATCCTAATCAGGATGTAGTTTCTAAAGGAATTGCTTCTAACGGAGTCTATTATGGATTGAATAAAGTTATCGTTCCGGATATGTTTTACAGTGTTACCGGGCCGGCACTGCAGAACCCCAAATACAAGATATTTCTTCAGATGCTGGTCAATACCGGCCTGATCACTACATTGATGAGCCGCGATCTGAATTATACCCTGTTTATACCATCCGATGAAGTGATCCTCAATACCCTTTACGGAGATAGTTACATTTTCTGGAATGAAGGAAATCCACTGGTCTTTGGTGATGAAGTCGTAGAGGTAGAAAATACGGAAGGTGTAAAAGTCGCCATGAGCAGACAGGCTCAGGAATTGTTTATCTCTAATCATATTGTGAGTAACAATATCACCCAGATAGCAGGTAAACAAGTGTTCCGTACCCGCAATCCATTCAGCTATGTATATGTCAAGAATGAAGGCGTATCTTCTTCTAATGCCTATAATATGAATACAAATATTAAGGCAACGAAAATAGCCGGATCATGGTTTAACGGATCTGCTTACGAGGTTGAAACAGCCTTATTGAAAGAAACCGGAACGATCAAGTTTACCTTATCAGGAGCTACAGCAGCAGGCAATACATTAAATGAGTTTTCTGAATTTTCCAAGCTTCTGGTACAGGCAGGTTTGATGGAAACCGGAAGTCAGTTGTCCTTTATGTTCGGAAACAATTTTGTCCTGTTCGCTCCGGACAATGCTGCAGTACTTGCAGGGATCAGCAGCGGTAAAATACCAACGGTAAAAGCCGATCTGGCCGAATACCTCAAATATTACTTTGTTTCAGTTCCCGATAATTCGCTCAGTGATTATCCGTTTCCGGGATTCCATGTTGAAGGATCCTGGATAACTGCGAAGCGCAATGGACAGACCTTCAGGACGCTGACCATAAAAGATAGCGGCACAGCCCTCAATCTGACAGCTTATAATGGCGAAACTGCAACGGTCACCAGTGAATTTCCAAAGATCTTCAGTGACGGAGCCGTGTACAGGATCAATAAAGTATTTACCAAATAA
- a CDS encoding glycosyl hydrolase, with product MIFKKIITAAIMLGTFSLAQAQRSDWPALQNSMKPWVRWWWMGSAVSDTEISALLRQYHDAGLGGVEIAPIYGPKGAESAFIPHLSSTWVDRLQHTLATADEIGMGVDLTNGTGWPFGGPQVTEEYAASNIIVNTFSVSKGRNNLEISCKDPKQKDPPLISLLAYGPENQKIDLLKQVKGGKQLNWTAPAAGWTIYAGFLGKTRQKVKRAAPGGEGYTLDHFSGKALHAYLKPYQEALKTQPRHPRAYYNDSYEVYGANWTAELFDYFQRIKGYDLRQYIGEVFGDVKHPNRDRIKADYRDIVSQLLLENFTKSWTSWSHEMGSVTKNQAHGSPGNLLDLYAAVDIPETETFGSSYFPIQGLRRDSADVRKVDPDPMMLKFASSGAHVLGKTLVSAETFTWLTEHFKTSWAQCKPEVEQLFLSGINHVFYHGTTYSPADQQWPGWLFYASVNFVPTNSLWSHLDGLNSYVTRTQSILQSTANDNEVLLYWPAHDIWNDDKGTLKSLTIHNIDKWLHPSDFYKEAVHLQTSGYSFDFVSDELLKGMIADGDQWKLKNSNTDLSYKVLIVPKVEYMPVETLEKIIEIAEQGGKVIFHQLPADVPGFKDLDKRRLIFNKILGPLKDKRRIVIGKGEIVIGNDIVNSLSEMNIRGESLIQKGLKFIKRKKGDQTYYYVVNHSDHTIDEQIIFQTKAASWKIMDPLSGQVGKAQFDNAKPSQVRVKIRSGEALFFVADKAVQPALADWSYLDHQKGEVQLNNNWSLQFAEGGPVIPQSKQLYKLQPWTSLSDSIADNFSGKAVYSSQFEMTEVLADKHYVLQLDTLYESAKIRINGQDAGQIWSLPYSLPLGNILKKGTNTIEIEVANLMANRIRQMDRNGQKRQDYYDTKFVNIDYEPFRADTWSVMPSGLAGRVIIKIYD from the coding sequence ATGATTTTTAAGAAGATAATTACTGCAGCAATCATGCTGGGGACGTTTTCTCTGGCTCAGGCACAGCGATCAGACTGGCCGGCATTGCAAAACAGTATGAAGCCTTGGGTAAGATGGTGGTGGATGGGAAGTGCAGTCTCTGATACAGAAATATCGGCATTACTCCGACAGTATCATGATGCAGGATTAGGAGGAGTGGAGATCGCACCTATCTATGGTCCCAAAGGAGCCGAGTCCGCATTTATTCCACATCTTTCATCGACATGGGTAGATCGTCTTCAACATACCTTAGCTACTGCTGATGAAATCGGTATGGGCGTAGATCTGACAAACGGTACCGGCTGGCCATTCGGAGGTCCTCAGGTAACAGAAGAATATGCCGCCAGCAATATCATTGTCAACACATTTAGTGTAAGCAAAGGCCGGAACAATCTGGAGATTAGCTGTAAAGATCCGAAACAAAAAGATCCGCCGTTAATTTCGCTGCTTGCTTACGGTCCTGAAAATCAAAAGATCGATCTTCTGAAACAGGTCAAAGGAGGAAAACAATTGAACTGGACGGCTCCTGCAGCCGGATGGACAATATATGCCGGATTTTTGGGTAAGACGCGTCAAAAAGTAAAACGTGCAGCTCCCGGAGGAGAGGGCTATACCTTAGATCATTTTTCGGGGAAAGCACTGCATGCCTATTTAAAACCTTATCAGGAAGCATTAAAAACACAACCTCGTCATCCCAGAGCATACTACAATGATAGCTACGAAGTATACGGGGCAAACTGGACAGCAGAGCTTTTTGATTATTTCCAAAGGATAAAAGGATATGACCTTCGTCAGTACATCGGAGAAGTATTCGGAGATGTAAAACATCCGAATCGGGACAGAATCAAAGCGGATTACCGGGATATCGTATCACAGCTGTTATTGGAGAACTTTACCAAAAGCTGGACTTCGTGGTCTCATGAAATGGGATCTGTAACCAAAAATCAGGCACACGGATCACCGGGTAATCTGTTGGACCTGTATGCTGCCGTAGATATACCCGAAACAGAAACATTCGGATCCAGTTATTTCCCGATTCAGGGATTAAGAAGGGATAGTGCCGATGTCCGCAAAGTGGATCCGGATCCGATGATGCTGAAATTTGCATCCTCAGGAGCACATGTATTGGGAAAAACACTTGTCTCGGCTGAGACATTTACCTGGCTGACCGAACACTTCAAAACATCATGGGCACAATGTAAACCTGAAGTCGAACAACTTTTTCTGTCCGGTATCAATCATGTGTTCTATCACGGTACGACCTACTCTCCGGCAGATCAGCAGTGGCCGGGATGGCTGTTCTACGCATCTGTCAATTTCGTTCCGACGAATAGTCTGTGGTCACATCTGGACGGACTGAATTCTTATGTAACCCGTACACAGTCCATACTGCAATCTACAGCTAATGATAATGAGGTATTACTGTACTGGCCTGCACATGATATATGGAACGATGATAAGGGAACCCTTAAATCCTTGACCATACATAATATTGATAAGTGGCTGCATCCCTCTGATTTTTATAAGGAAGCAGTACATCTGCAAACGAGCGGTTATTCCTTCGATTTTGTTTCGGATGAGCTCCTGAAAGGCATGATTGCAGACGGAGACCAGTGGAAGTTAAAGAACAGCAATACGGATTTATCCTATAAAGTACTGATCGTACCCAAGGTCGAATACATGCCGGTAGAGACATTGGAGAAAATAATAGAAATCGCAGAACAGGGAGGGAAAGTAATATTTCATCAGTTACCGGCAGATGTTCCCGGATTTAAAGATCTGGATAAGCGACGTCTGATCTTTAATAAGATACTAGGTCCCTTGAAAGATAAGCGCCGGATAGTTATCGGGAAAGGGGAGATTGTGATTGGTAATGATATCGTAAACAGTCTGTCTGAGATGAATATAAGAGGAGAATCTCTTATTCAGAAAGGGTTGAAATTTATAAAACGCAAAAAAGGAGATCAAACCTACTATTATGTCGTCAATCATTCGGATCATACCATCGATGAGCAAATTATCTTTCAGACAAAAGCAGCATCATGGAAAATAATGGATCCGTTGAGTGGACAGGTAGGCAAAGCTCAGTTTGATAACGCAAAACCAAGTCAGGTCCGAGTGAAAATCAGATCTGGTGAAGCACTGTTCTTTGTAGCAGATAAGGCTGTTCAGCCTGCCCTTGCGGACTGGAGCTATCTGGATCATCAAAAAGGTGAAGTACAGCTGAATAATAACTGGTCCCTGCAATTTGCAGAAGGAGGACCTGTTATTCCGCAATCAAAGCAACTCTACAAATTACAGCCATGGACTTCTCTTTCGGATTCTATAGCAGATAACTTTTCCGGAAAAGCAGTGTACAGCAGTCAGTTTGAAATGACGGAAGTACTTGCGGACAAACACTATGTGCTACAGTTAGATACCCTGTACGAATCTGCGAAGATCAGGATCAACGGGCAGGATGCAGGACAAATATGGAGTTTGCCCTATAGTCTGCCATTAGGTAATATATTAAAAAAGGGAACGAATACAATCGAGATAGAAGTCGCTAATCTAATGGCAAACCGTATTCGTCAAATGGACCGGAACGGGCAGAAGAGACAGGACTATTATGACACTAAATTTGTCAATATAGACTATGAACCATTCCGTGCTGATACCTGGTCAGTCATGCCTTCAGGACTCGCAGGACGTGTCATTATCAAAATATATGACTAA
- a CDS encoding glycoside hydrolase family 88/105 protein produces the protein MKTNSLKSLFTILSVFFLTVQVSGQNFTSKKQVVKDLRLANDYFMKKWPDPTKNIITNKERTSNIWTRGVYYEGLLAFYGIDPQKRYYDYAVEWADFHKWLPVRGERYTRHADNQNCGQSYIDLYRIDPQPVRIAGIKENIDSVIRSGRVNDWTWIDAIQMAMPIFVKLGVTYNDPSYFDAMYKFYHHIKYKEAQHGLYNPEDQLWWRDKDFVPPYKEPNGEDCYWSRGNGWIAAALVRVLEELPKTDPHYQEYETDLKNLLAALVPLQRKDGFWNVSLHDPDHFGGKEASGTALFVYGMAWGINNGILDKKIYLPVVQKAWTALRKESLHKNGFLGYLQATGKEPKDGQPVTYTSVPDFEDYGLGCFLLAGTEIYKLVNK, from the coding sequence ATGAAGACGAATTCGTTGAAGAGCCTATTTACTATTTTATCCGTTTTTTTTCTGACTGTTCAGGTCAGCGGACAAAATTTTACAAGCAAAAAACAAGTTGTTAAAGATCTGCGACTGGCCAATGATTATTTTATGAAAAAATGGCCTGATCCTACAAAAAATATTATTACCAATAAAGAACGTACTTCTAATATCTGGACAAGAGGAGTGTACTATGAAGGATTGCTGGCATTCTATGGCATTGACCCGCAAAAACGCTATTATGATTATGCTGTAGAGTGGGCAGACTTTCATAAATGGCTGCCCGTAAGAGGAGAGCGATACACACGTCATGCAGATAATCAGAATTGCGGACAATCCTATATTGATCTCTACAGAATTGATCCTCAACCTGTCCGTATAGCCGGAATTAAGGAAAATATAGATTCTGTGATCCGCAGTGGTCGTGTCAATGACTGGACCTGGATAGATGCTATACAAATGGCAATGCCCATTTTTGTCAAACTGGGAGTGACCTATAATGATCCGTCCTACTTTGATGCCATGTACAAATTCTATCATCATATCAAATACAAAGAAGCACAGCACGGACTTTATAATCCGGAAGATCAGTTGTGGTGGAGAGATAAGGATTTTGTTCCTCCATATAAAGAACCAAACGGAGAAGATTGTTACTGGTCGAGAGGTAATGGCTGGATAGCAGCTGCACTGGTGCGTGTACTGGAAGAACTTCCAAAAACGGATCCACACTATCAGGAATACGAAACGGATCTGAAAAATCTTTTGGCTGCTCTCGTTCCTTTACAACGAAAAGATGGATTCTGGAATGTAAGTTTGCATGACCCTGATCATTTCGGAGGGAAAGAAGCTTCAGGTACAGCTTTATTTGTCTATGGTATGGCCTGGGGAATCAATAATGGTATTCTGGATAAGAAAATATATCTGCCGGTAGTACAGAAAGCCTGGACCGCACTGCGCAAAGAATCCCTACACAAAAATGGATTCTTAGGCTATCTGCAGGCAACCGGAAAGGAACCAAAAGACGGTCAGCCTGTCACTTATACCAGTGTGCCGGACTTTGAAGACTATGGATTGGGATGCTTTTTATTGGCCGGAACCGAAATATATAAGTTAGTTAATAAATAG
- a CDS encoding SusC/RagA family TonB-linked outer membrane protein: protein MKIKYLLFLCLISCYLHSSAQKSLVLTGNVKDQFGKAVLGATVFVENQEKRNLKGSSSDANGFYRLEIPDQDNLTIVFSSIGYKTQRVAYRKQKILNMSLTDDENSLDEVIISKEKPADKNAMGISYRNQVSATERFDMKELEMMPFASIESGLQGRLANVDIIASADPGAKSSIRIRGTSSLNGNSEPLIVVDGVPYPTQISDDFNFSTANDEDFGALVNISPNDIESIEVLKDAAATAIWGSKGANGVLLFKTKKGRSGKTQFAFSSKIDVKKEASTIPMLNGSQYVSLIQDGVWNTVNDLGYQNSTAYLNLLFNTNEIKFDPSWVYFDEYNQNTDWVKEVSQVGHFEDNSLSVSGGGDKATYRVSLGYLNDIGTTKGTKFNRYNSLVSVNYKFSNKLNVNADMSYSLSDRNSFWTESKLATPRGMAMTKMPNMSPWVIGENGLPTDQYFTPRQNFQGSYITDKSYNPVAMVNESVNNTKGEQARVVFRLTYDILNGLQYTGTVGFDTRSTKNKKFLPQSVTGVIWTDPYFNRGSDMISDDLYLNTENKFIYNRTFAKDHQVILSGLLQTNEARRFSYASETSGNASSSLSDPTAGASVLSMGSGNTLTRSLGVISNGHYTYKGKYIISGGYRWESNSSLGKNQRWAGFPSIGVAWQAGDEKFIQDLNVFQTAKFRVSWGQSGNAPSGAWPYLGVFKPITPGYMDMTAISPSSIQLENLKWETITSTDIGVDFSLFKNKLNITAEWYHRRTTDLLQKDVELPSSTGFSQISYFNSGELTNKGWEIMFNYDAIRKEGFQLSFNINFSKNRNEVVELPENMQFENYEFGNGKYAHKIIEGNPIGSFYGYRYLGVYQNQDETFARDLSGNIMYNLNGEPVVIQNGPRKVYAGDAKYQDIDGNGVINQYDIVYLGNAMPLFTSGAGFNVGYKNFLLTTFFHGRFGQKVVNSTRMDTENMRGTGNQSTAVLRRWRHEGDNTDIPRALYGEGYNYLGSDRFVEDASYVRLKTVSLRYSLPKTLVKRYGLSRFDVFATVQDLFTWTKYSGQDPEVSLSSNIYMLSQDNASTPRPRRFAMGILLNF from the coding sequence ATGAAAATTAAATATTTACTTTTCCTCTGTTTGATAAGCTGTTATCTGCATTCATCTGCCCAAAAAAGTCTGGTATTGACGGGGAATGTAAAAGATCAGTTTGGAAAAGCTGTTTTAGGAGCAACCGTATTTGTCGAGAATCAGGAAAAAAGAAATCTAAAAGGATCCTCATCAGATGCAAATGGTTTCTACCGTCTGGAAATACCGGATCAGGACAATCTGACTATTGTATTTTCAAGTATAGGATATAAAACCCAGCGTGTAGCCTATCGAAAGCAGAAAATCCTCAATATGAGTCTCACAGATGATGAAAATTCCCTCGATGAGGTCATCATCAGCAAAGAAAAACCGGCAGATAAAAATGCAATGGGCATCAGTTACCGCAATCAGGTATCAGCCACTGAACGCTTTGATATGAAAGAACTGGAAATGATGCCCTTTGCTTCTATAGAATCAGGTTTGCAGGGACGACTAGCCAATGTCGATATCATTGCCAGTGCAGATCCGGGAGCAAAAAGTTCTATTCGTATCCGTGGTACATCTTCCCTGAATGGAAACTCTGAGCCTCTTATCGTCGTGGACGGAGTACCTTATCCTACACAGATATCGGATGATTTCAATTTCTCTACAGCTAATGATGAAGATTTTGGCGCCCTGGTCAATATCTCACCAAACGATATCGAATCTATAGAAGTACTGAAGGATGCTGCAGCTACTGCTATCTGGGGATCCAAAGGAGCAAATGGTGTACTTCTCTTTAAAACTAAAAAAGGAAGATCAGGAAAAACACAGTTTGCTTTCTCCAGTAAAATAGATGTCAAGAAAGAGGCTTCTACTATTCCGATGCTAAACGGTTCACAATACGTCAGTCTCATACAGGATGGGGTATGGAATACCGTCAATGACCTCGGATACCAGAATTCAACGGCCTATCTCAACTTATTATTCAATACCAATGAGATCAAATTTGATCCTTCATGGGTGTATTTTGATGAGTACAATCAGAATACAGATTGGGTAAAAGAAGTATCTCAGGTTGGTCATTTTGAAGATAATTCACTTTCCGTGAGTGGAGGAGGAGATAAAGCGACTTACCGGGTTTCTTTAGGTTATCTGAATGATATCGGTACTACGAAAGGAACAAAATTCAACCGTTACAATTCCCTGGTAAGTGTAAACTATAAATTTTCAAATAAGCTGAATGTAAATGCGGATATGTCTTATTCCTTAAGCGACCGCAATAGTTTCTGGACAGAAAGTAAGTTGGCAACACCTAGAGGAATGGCAATGACCAAAATGCCTAATATGAGCCCCTGGGTTATCGGCGAAAACGGATTGCCAACGGATCAGTACTTTACACCAAGACAAAACTTTCAAGGGAGCTATATAACCGACAAAAGTTATAACCCTGTAGCCATGGTCAATGAATCTGTGAATAATACCAAGGGTGAACAGGCCCGTGTAGTTTTCAGATTGACATATGATATATTAAACGGACTTCAGTATACCGGTACAGTAGGTTTTGATACCCGCTCTACTAAAAACAAAAAATTTCTGCCGCAGTCCGTCACCGGAGTGATCTGGACAGACCCATACTTTAACAGAGGGTCGGATATGATTTCAGATGACTTATACCTCAATACGGAAAACAAATTTATCTACAACCGCACATTTGCAAAAGACCATCAGGTCATTCTGAGCGGACTGCTTCAGACCAATGAAGCCCGTCGTTTCAGTTATGCAAGTGAGACTTCCGGTAATGCATCTTCTTCGTTGAGTGATCCCACTGCAGGAGCATCTGTATTATCAATGGGATCAGGTAATACCCTGACACGTAGTCTCGGTGTGATCTCCAACGGACACTACACCTACAAAGGAAAGTATATCATCAGCGGAGGATATCGTTGGGAATCTAATTCCAGCTTAGGTAAGAATCAGCGTTGGGCAGGATTCCCTTCGATCGGGGTCGCCTGGCAGGCCGGAGATGAGAAGTTTATTCAGGATCTGAATGTTTTTCAAACCGCCAAATTCAGAGTGAGCTGGGGGCAAAGCGGTAATGCACCTTCAGGAGCATGGCCATATTTAGGCGTATTCAAACCGATCACTCCGGGATATATGGATATGACTGCGATTTCACCTTCTTCCATACAACTGGAAAATCTGAAATGGGAAACCATCACCAGTACAGATATAGGGGTTGACTTCTCCCTGTTCAAAAACAAACTGAACATTACGGCGGAATGGTATCACCGCCGTACGACGGACCTGTTGCAAAAAGATGTGGAGTTACCTTCATCGACAGGATTTTCACAAATCAGTTATTTCAATTCAGGAGAGCTGACCAACAAGGGGTGGGAAATCATGTTTAATTATGATGCTATCCGGAAAGAAGGCTTCCAACTTTCCTTTAATATCAATTTTTCAAAAAACAGAAATGAGGTGGTCGAACTTCCTGAAAACATGCAGTTCGAAAATTATGAATTTGGAAATGGAAAATATGCACATAAGATCATTGAAGGCAATCCTATTGGCTCATTTTACGGATACCGCTATCTCGGAGTTTATCAAAATCAGGATGAAACCTTTGCTCGGGATCTGAGTGGTAATATTATGTATAACCTGAATGGAGAACCTGTCGTCATACAGAACGGACCTCGTAAAGTATATGCCGGAGATGCAAAATACCAGGATATAGACGGAAACGGAGTTATCAATCAGTATGATATTGTATATCTGGGCAACGCAATGCCACTCTTTACCTCAGGAGCAGGATTCAATGTCGGATATAAGAATTTCTTACTGACCACCTTTTTCCATGGTCGTTTTGGTCAGAAAGTCGTCAACAGCACCCGTATGGATACTGAAAATATGAGAGGCACAGGCAATCAAAGTACCGCTGTGCTGAGACGCTGGAGACATGAAGGAGATAACACGGATATCCCCCGCGCACTCTATGGTGAAGGATACAATTATCTGGGATCAGACCGGTTTGTGGAAGATGCTTCCTATGTCCGTCTGAAAACAGTGTCGCTTCGTTATTCGCTTCCCAAAACGTTGGTCAAACGATACGGTCTGAGCAGATTTGATGTCTTTGCTACAGTACAGGATCTGTTTACCTGGACCAAATATTCAGGACAGGATCCGGAGGTTTCGTTGTCCAGTAACATCTATATGTTGAGTCAGGACAATGCGAGTACACCACGTCCGCGCAGATTTGCGATGGGTATATTATTAAACTTTTAA
- a CDS encoding GntR family transcriptional regulator — protein sequence MRSNHLHAVLQLDKTSAAPKYLQLANAIMKAIRVGDLSKNDLLPSINELSAILDLSRDTIEKGYRYLKKNGIILSVPGKGYFIAHTDLDKKGYIALFFNKLSAHKKIVYDSFVKTMGEDYGIDLFVYNNDINYFKSLLKNLNKDYQHIVVIPHFIKGKDQEIDIIREIPKDKLIVLGKELPELQGEYACVYENFEKDIYNALKQANKSLAKYKTLKLIFPDNSYFPKGIIKGFYKFCQEFKFEHLLVSNIQKEQISAGEVYINLIEEDLVRLLDKVLSLDLEIGKDVGVISYNETPLKKFILSGITTISTDFKEMGKLAAKVILNKSTAKIEVPFYLKMRNSL from the coding sequence ATGCGATCTAATCACCTACATGCCGTATTACAACTTGATAAGACGTCTGCTGCGCCGAAGTATCTTCAGCTGGCCAATGCGATTATGAAAGCTATCCGTGTGGGGGATTTATCCAAAAATGATCTTTTGCCTTCCATCAATGAACTGAGTGCTATACTGGATTTGTCACGTGATACTATAGAAAAGGGATATCGCTATCTCAAGAAAAACGGGATTATCCTATCCGTACCCGGAAAAGGCTATTTTATTGCACATACGGATCTGGATAAAAAAGGTTATATAGCTTTGTTTTTCAATAAATTGAGTGCGCATAAAAAGATCGTGTATGATTCCTTTGTCAAGACAATGGGCGAAGACTACGGCATTGATCTTTTTGTATATAACAATGACATCAATTACTTCAAATCCCTTCTTAAAAACCTTAACAAAGATTATCAGCATATAGTTGTGATCCCTCATTTTATCAAAGGAAAGGATCAGGAAATAGATATTATCCGCGAGATTCCGAAGGATAAACTGATCGTGCTGGGAAAAGAATTACCCGAACTGCAGGGAGAGTATGCATGTGTATACGAAAACTTTGAAAAGGATATCTATAATGCCCTTAAACAGGCTAATAAAAGTCTGGCCAAATATAAAACGCTCAAACTTATCTTTCCGGACAATAGTTATTTTCCCAAAGGAATTATCAAAGGATTCTATAAATTCTGTCAGGAATTCAAATTTGAACATCTTCTGGTCAGCAATATTCAAAAGGAGCAGATCAGTGCAGGAGAAGTATATATCAATCTTATCGAAGAAGATCTTGTTCGTCTTCTGGACAAAGTGCTCTCGCTGGATCTGGAAATAGGAAAAGATGTAGGAGTGATATCCTACAATGAGACACCCCTCAAAAAATTCATCCTGAGTGGCATTACAACCATTTCTACCGACTTTAAGGAAATGGGTAAACTGGCTGCAAAAGTAATCCTTAACAAATCTACAGCTAAGATCGAAGTTCCTTTTTATCTGAAGATGCGAAATTCTCTATAA